One Vallitalea pronyensis genomic region harbors:
- a CDS encoding AraC family transcriptional regulator: MIISKGTTYFRRNLISYFIIFFLPFLIFSLIYQLRFRTTLQEELIDNNFKQLSALKTTVDDELEQLQAIVNQTIFSQNMVPFHFNLMPLEALKRIEILDQYTSTNPFIYEMMLHYHGDPFIYSSTGSLSLDNTFGKVYSFENWPLETFVQDLESSAYKTIKVHKKLSVYTKQEAKTYTVLMYGISHDGINHYGKLLFFIPEEAITSMIDTIYAANNHYTFILGDNGDLITSKQSNGLIDHAHLQDYLNALKAPNSSVIVPINGSDYLLSSTLSPETGWQYINFTSVNAALAVAVEMQQQFFAMVILLLLVGIVIISFLMTINYSPIRKLQNTAKTIVSNKNQMDKNEFRYIEDAITFLRDKNTALVEAMDDTKIASKDYVIGQLLSGQTMKSDLMDSGVIKKVMNPHHHHYVVFIVNISQDEHIWSDMKLELIGDIENYSNEHMVLLCKESIVANSITVLCLYDDSYVHLLHERLNEVLQGLSFKWKEDVTLGLGISFTSLDDLPKSYMAASTAIDYRLMVGNGSMILYDEIVGNMKKVTNYPLADLKLFRLSIKKGNVQDIDTILNNIVSQFASNTIPIFIARTICYEIIHTVVNSYEELGQEHQDIFSKYPDIFSITKYESIDKIIEIVKLISYDVCKSLSKSYDNDNKILIANMNTYIQDNYMDANFSLQTMADHYNTLPPNLSSFYKENTHNNIFEVVTELRMTAASELLMTSQLPVNQICSKIGYDNVSSFIRRFKQYYGITPGQYRSLNVG; the protein is encoded by the coding sequence ATGATCATTTCTAAAGGAACAACCTATTTTCGCAGGAACCTCATCTCATACTTCATTATTTTTTTTCTACCTTTCTTGATATTTAGTTTAATCTATCAACTTCGATTTCGGACAACCCTACAAGAAGAACTGATTGACAATAATTTTAAACAATTATCCGCTTTAAAAACAACGGTAGACGATGAACTTGAACAACTACAGGCCATTGTTAATCAAACAATTTTTAGTCAGAATATGGTGCCTTTTCATTTCAATTTGATGCCCCTTGAAGCTCTAAAACGGATAGAGATACTAGACCAGTATACATCTACCAATCCCTTTATTTATGAGATGATGCTGCATTATCATGGTGATCCATTTATCTACTCATCAACCGGTTCTCTATCCCTTGATAACACCTTTGGCAAAGTGTATTCTTTTGAAAACTGGCCCCTGGAAACCTTTGTTCAAGATTTGGAATCATCGGCATATAAAACCATTAAAGTACATAAAAAGTTAAGTGTTTATACGAAACAAGAAGCCAAGACTTATACAGTGCTTATGTACGGCATTTCCCATGATGGCATTAATCATTATGGAAAGCTTCTTTTTTTCATTCCTGAAGAAGCCATCACCTCCATGATTGACACCATCTATGCTGCTAATAATCATTACACATTTATATTAGGTGATAATGGCGACTTAATTACATCCAAACAGTCCAATGGTTTAATTGATCATGCTCACTTACAAGATTACCTGAATGCATTAAAAGCCCCCAACTCATCGGTGATTGTGCCCATTAATGGTTCCGACTATCTCCTATCATCCACCTTATCGCCAGAAACGGGATGGCAGTATATCAACTTTACATCGGTTAATGCCGCATTGGCAGTAGCTGTTGAGATGCAGCAGCAATTTTTCGCCATGGTTATTCTGCTGTTACTAGTGGGCATCGTCATCATTTCATTTCTTATGACCATCAATTACAGCCCTATACGAAAGTTGCAAAACACAGCAAAAACCATTGTTTCCAATAAAAATCAAATGGATAAAAATGAATTTCGATATATTGAAGACGCCATCACCTTTTTACGTGATAAAAATACCGCTTTAGTAGAAGCCATGGATGACACAAAAATTGCTTCCAAGGATTATGTCATTGGACAGCTTTTGTCTGGACAAACCATGAAAAGTGATCTTATGGACTCGGGCGTTATTAAAAAGGTGATGAACCCCCATCATCATCATTATGTTGTCTTTATCGTGAATATTTCTCAGGATGAACACATATGGTCGGATATGAAGTTAGAACTTATAGGGGATATTGAGAACTACTCCAATGAACATATGGTGCTTTTATGTAAGGAGAGCATTGTGGCAAACAGCATCACTGTGTTATGTTTATACGATGACAGCTATGTTCATCTGTTGCATGAACGTTTGAACGAAGTCCTTCAAGGGTTATCTTTTAAATGGAAGGAAGATGTCACTCTGGGACTCGGTATCAGCTTCACGTCTTTGGATGATTTGCCAAAATCTTATATGGCAGCGTCAACAGCCATTGATTATCGTTTAATGGTTGGTAACGGCTCCATGATTCTCTATGATGAGATTGTGGGCAATATGAAGAAGGTTACCAACTACCCACTTGCTGACCTTAAACTTTTTCGATTGTCCATTAAAAAAGGGAATGTACAGGATATTGATACCATTTTAAATAACATTGTGAGCCAATTTGCTTCCAATACCATACCTATTTTTATAGCCCGTACCATTTGCTATGAAATCATTCATACCGTTGTGAACAGTTATGAGGAGTTAGGGCAAGAACATCAGGATATTTTTTCGAAATATCCGGATATCTTTTCCATTACCAAGTATGAGTCCATTGATAAGATTATAGAAATTGTGAAGTTGATCAGTTATGATGTGTGTAAATCCTTAAGTAAATCCTACGATAATGATAATAAAATCCTCATTGCCAATATGAACACCTACATACAGGATAATTATATGGATGCTAATTTTTCGCTTCAAACCATGGCGGATCATTATAATACCCTGCCGCCTAATTTAAGTTCTTTTTATAAAGAAAATACCCATAATAATATTTTTGAAGTGGTGACGGAGCTGAGGATGACTGCTGCCAGTGAGTTGTTAATGACGAGTCAATTACCTGTGAATCAGATTTGTAGTAAAATTGGGTATGATAATGTGTCCAGTTTTATTCGTCGGTTTAAGCAGTATTATGGTATTACGCCGGGGCAGTATCGGTCGTTGAATGTAGGGTAG
- a CDS encoding AraC family transcriptional regulator, with product MIYNDFKTPSTFAQKNLYFSDGMGIISNADFRIERQSFRNCLFMYVTKGTLYVEQNGLHKLGPEEMVVMRLSEPHKYYSSKQDVATILWMHFGYKGPIDLLNYIEDEMGLPYIVTSSDAKKFIETCLDASEHNKPNREYIYSEMVYKTLLLLSQMVNINKVNKDQSSKSNFMKLVNDYINQHLTEKPRLDTFAKTCGISKYHFIKLFNKYFHCTPITYYYKMKVENSKSRLSYTGDPIGLIAYNLGFDSQSHFSRVFKRFVGMSPSKYRQQH from the coding sequence GTGATTTATAATGATTTTAAGACACCATCAACTTTTGCGCAAAAAAATCTATATTTTTCAGATGGTATGGGCATTATATCAAACGCTGATTTTAGAATTGAACGCCAGAGTTTTAGGAATTGCTTGTTCATGTACGTGACGAAAGGGACATTGTATGTGGAGCAAAATGGTTTGCACAAGCTTGGCCCCGAAGAGATGGTTGTGATGCGATTAAGTGAACCCCATAAATATTATTCCAGTAAACAAGATGTTGCCACCATATTATGGATGCATTTTGGTTATAAAGGACCGATTGATCTCCTTAACTATATAGAAGATGAAATGGGTTTACCCTATATTGTCACAAGTTCAGATGCCAAGAAATTCATAGAAACATGCCTTGATGCATCAGAGCACAATAAGCCAAATAGAGAATATATCTATTCGGAGATGGTGTATAAAACACTCTTGTTATTAAGCCAAATGGTGAACATCAATAAAGTGAATAAAGACCAGTCCTCAAAATCAAATTTCATGAAGCTGGTGAATGACTACATTAATCAACATTTAACAGAAAAACCCCGCTTGGATACGTTTGCAAAAACATGTGGTATCAGCAAGTATCACTTTATTAAATTGTTTAATAAATACTTCCATTGTACACCGATTACTTACTATTATAAAATGAAGGTGGAAAACTCCAAGAGTCGTTTAAGCTATACGGGAGACCCCATTGGTCTCATCGCTTATAATCTGGGTTTTGACAGTCAGAGTCATTTTTCAAGAGTGTTCAAACGGTTTGTGGGGATGAGTCCAAGTAAATATCGTCAACAGCATTAA
- a CDS encoding chondroitinase family polysaccharide lyase, whose protein sequence is MSDTPFKDVPYDCITFDEPFVPKNITAEYGTLSITNRHYLTNYALQWDYTKDDTLIIYQKMIYKEPEVMATYVVGGKVCSVMGKPLGFQCYLYSEAPSETVLTFEFGENDVEGLPKVHCTFDFLLNHEGWQEIKLPFNRGIMEGHIGKDLSWLKIQAAAKTSGTVYLANIACMKPIEPNNIGASKQMPNIPMHPRRRCHGDWYRNDHLLNRPLFPKPPKVTCHEKEGFKHITHGYKTLSKEMDCRHYPWENGDEDLIIKQYASYDLTDEQGIITGRYIDMPESYRFNSLMGIIGLKYNETHQPIYKQMFMMMLRHAWDQNYRLRWYNNRGFATGLLYMKDVLIEENLRDKAIQHLREQFDMHRIYDSTGANGRVRAKGENTDDTFFSLPSMLVSVLLMDDTPEKVQEMRALIKHIEEKNLGYGPGLTSSYKPDGTSFHHGTFIYQYHDVANFTLARLFRMVHGTAFDFAPSAYQRFRYILETEYFIRNGLYEPFTTSHYAFNHKRSTGLWHFANFGSIDGEEQTAAMYMYLTKSSQVHQEDSYYQAFEAKGIQPWIAPEGHKTLTYSAAAFHRRDQWAVGVKGHSRYVYPMEVWFGKRYVAYSMFRSYGFMEILYPASEATGGLNNGLAIDQGFDWRRWPGTTSMYMPLDKIKSIPLNLDDEWAEMLLSDQHFVGGLDTSDGNGVFALKLRGHDKYNMASFYATKTYFYADDYVLCLGSDIHSGLSEYPVETTLFQNHLEHQQDKLYINDTQGHDDFGFTYQLDENQVNWLIDNRGNGYYVFGHQKLWVAKEHCVSRDSADCITTEGDRAMAWLDHGHAPDYAAYAYILKVGTTLESMMTFVDAMGSDDPPFQMLQQNKQAHIVGIRPTETIAYVLFEKNYTLEQHWGTWSSPILAVTMPAILTVKALDDTLILSICDPDLRFYEGICEDYNLDYTRTEKSIYGRYWYGSESKASVVRVKLKGCWYLDRIQQGNGHLISQTGSCTIVECMCKDGLTNELMLSKHRCTSEKY, encoded by the coding sequence ATGTCAGATACACCATTTAAGGATGTACCTTATGACTGTATAACATTTGATGAACCATTTGTACCCAAAAACATCACAGCAGAGTATGGTACCCTATCCATTACCAACAGGCATTATCTTACCAACTATGCCCTGCAATGGGATTATACCAAGGACGATACACTCATCATTTATCAAAAGATGATCTATAAAGAACCAGAAGTGATGGCGACTTATGTTGTGGGTGGTAAAGTCTGTTCTGTCATGGGGAAACCTTTAGGCTTTCAGTGCTATCTCTATAGTGAAGCACCATCGGAAACGGTGCTTACTTTTGAATTTGGTGAGAATGATGTGGAAGGATTGCCAAAAGTCCACTGTACATTTGATTTTTTACTGAATCATGAAGGGTGGCAGGAAATTAAATTACCCTTTAACCGAGGTATCATGGAAGGGCATATAGGGAAAGACTTATCCTGGTTAAAGATTCAAGCAGCGGCTAAAACCTCTGGAACTGTATACCTTGCAAACATTGCCTGTATGAAGCCCATTGAACCCAATAACATTGGAGCTTCGAAGCAAATGCCCAATATTCCCATGCATCCTAGGCGCCGTTGCCACGGAGATTGGTACCGAAATGACCACCTACTGAACAGACCTCTTTTTCCAAAACCCCCTAAAGTGACGTGTCATGAAAAAGAAGGCTTCAAACATATCACACATGGCTATAAAACCCTATCAAAGGAAATGGATTGTCGGCACTATCCTTGGGAGAATGGTGATGAGGACCTAATCATCAAACAGTATGCATCATATGATCTAACCGATGAACAAGGCATCATAACAGGCAGGTACATAGATATGCCAGAGTCCTACCGATTTAACTCACTCATGGGTATCATCGGGTTAAAATACAATGAAACCCATCAGCCTATATACAAGCAGATGTTCATGATGATGCTGCGCCATGCATGGGATCAGAACTACCGTCTAAGGTGGTATAATAATCGAGGGTTTGCAACAGGCCTGCTGTATATGAAAGATGTGTTAATAGAAGAAAACCTGCGTGATAAAGCCATACAACATCTGAGGGAGCAATTTGATATGCATCGCATCTATGATAGCACAGGGGCTAATGGCAGGGTCAGGGCCAAAGGAGAGAATACAGATGATACGTTTTTTTCCTTGCCAAGTATGCTGGTAAGTGTTCTACTGATGGACGATACACCTGAGAAAGTACAGGAAATGCGCGCTTTGATAAAGCACATAGAAGAAAAGAATCTAGGCTATGGACCTGGATTAACCAGCAGTTATAAACCCGATGGTACATCTTTTCATCATGGTACCTTTATCTATCAGTATCATGATGTGGCCAATTTCACTCTGGCAAGGTTATTTCGCATGGTCCATGGAACAGCCTTTGATTTTGCCCCTTCGGCTTACCAGCGTTTTCGTTATATCCTAGAAACAGAGTACTTTATTCGAAACGGTTTGTATGAACCGTTTACCACCAGTCATTACGCCTTTAACCATAAGCGGTCAACAGGTTTATGGCATTTTGCCAACTTTGGTTCCATTGACGGTGAAGAACAAACTGCTGCTATGTATATGTACCTTACTAAAAGTAGTCAAGTACATCAAGAGGATTCCTATTATCAAGCCTTTGAAGCAAAAGGCATTCAACCATGGATAGCACCTGAGGGACACAAAACATTAACTTATTCAGCCGCTGCCTTTCATCGAAGAGATCAATGGGCTGTAGGTGTGAAAGGTCACAGTCGTTATGTGTATCCAATGGAGGTTTGGTTTGGTAAGCGTTATGTGGCTTATAGTATGTTCCGTTCTTATGGGTTTATGGAGATTTTGTACCCTGCATCGGAAGCAACGGGAGGGCTTAACAACGGTCTAGCTATTGATCAAGGATTTGACTGGCGACGATGGCCCGGTACCACGTCCATGTACATGCCTCTTGATAAAATCAAGTCCATACCACTGAATTTGGATGATGAATGGGCGGAAATGCTTCTATCGGATCAGCATTTTGTAGGTGGTTTGGATACCAGTGATGGAAATGGTGTCTTTGCACTAAAACTAAGAGGTCATGATAAATACAATATGGCATCTTTTTATGCCACCAAAACATACTTTTATGCAGACGATTATGTGTTGTGTTTAGGTTCGGATATTCATAGTGGTCTTTCGGAATATCCTGTGGAAACAACACTTTTTCAAAATCATTTGGAACACCAGCAAGACAAACTATACATCAATGATACCCAAGGGCATGATGACTTTGGGTTCACCTATCAATTGGATGAGAATCAGGTCAATTGGCTAATAGATAATCGGGGCAACGGTTATTATGTTTTTGGTCATCAAAAGCTATGGGTTGCCAAGGAGCATTGTGTATCAAGAGACAGCGCTGATTGTATTACAACAGAGGGAGACCGTGCTATGGCATGGCTTGATCACGGTCATGCACCCGATTATGCGGCTTATGCTTATATCCTGAAAGTGGGTACAACCCTTGAATCCATGATGACTTTTGTGGATGCAATGGGTTCAGATGATCCCCCTTTTCAAATGCTACAACAAAATAAACAAGCCCATATTGTAGGCATAAGGCCCACTGAAACCATTGCCTATGTCTTATTTGAGAAAAATTATACCTTAGAGCAGCATTGGGGTACATGGTCAAGTCCCATACTGGCTGTTACCATGCCAGCCATCCTAACAGTGAAGGCATTGGATGATACGTTAATCTTGTCCATCTGTGACCCTGATTTAAGATTTTATGAGGGGATCTGTGAGGATTACAATCTGGATTATACCAGAACTGAAAAGTCCATCTACGGACGATACTGGTACGGTTCAGAAAGCAAGGCATCTGTGGTAAGAGTAAAACTAAAAGGATGCTGGTATCTAGATCGTATTCAACAGGGAAATGGACACCTTATTAGCCAGACGGGTTCCTGTACAATTGTTGAATGCATGTGTAAGGACGGATTAACCAATGAATTGATGTTGTCAAAACATAGGTGTACGTCTGAAAAATATTGA
- a CDS encoding extracellular solute-binding protein: MKKIVALTIVWVLTVSVFAGCGSKKTVDSKEGADTPSTSHNNKDKEQGDEVEPLDFAVVLLDADLSPNEIQIYQELEEKTGVKINWQTVPDAGWEEKRSLLFASNNLPDAFFGNFILTDNDVLKYGTQGMLIPLEDYITPEIMPNLSSTFEKYPELKKSVTAPDGHIYGLPSFDNGSVTTTTNVHYINKDWLEAVNMEVPTTTEAFYQVLKAFKENDVNGNGDPDDEIPYSFQKSTNYISDLFGAFGIIDDYKTHIDVQNGKVIFTAADPAYKEAIMFFNRLFKEGLIDQEAFTHDSKAFKAKLKSEERIVGSFQSWRSTGWAIEEGDDTYVPVPPLVGPKGHQLYPERINGVKSKGAFAVSYEAKNPEYIMAWVDHIYEPFFGLQISYALKDGVHIEDKDGDGKYETLVEATTDNRTGVIPQGKVRIDNVTPEASAMLAEKPKHLAEKHMLDAYYNQHYRGEYYPKVFFTLKEVERLSILRTDIVDYSNEMYARWMQVGGIEDDWDSYLDRLNQMGLKELIQIHQDALDRFNN, from the coding sequence ATGAAGAAAATAGTAGCATTAACCATTGTATGGGTATTGACTGTCAGTGTATTTGCTGGCTGTGGTTCTAAAAAAACAGTGGATAGCAAAGAAGGAGCAGATACACCAAGTACGTCCCATAATAATAAGGATAAGGAACAAGGGGATGAGGTTGAGCCTTTAGACTTTGCCGTTGTTTTATTAGATGCAGATTTAAGCCCTAATGAGATACAAATCTATCAAGAATTAGAAGAAAAAACAGGTGTAAAGATTAATTGGCAGACGGTGCCTGATGCAGGATGGGAAGAAAAGAGATCCCTGTTATTTGCAAGCAACAATTTACCGGATGCTTTTTTCGGTAACTTTATTCTAACGGATAATGATGTGCTAAAATATGGCACACAAGGTATGTTGATTCCCTTAGAAGACTATATTACCCCAGAGATTATGCCTAATTTATCCAGTACCTTTGAGAAGTATCCAGAACTCAAAAAATCCGTTACAGCCCCTGACGGCCACATTTATGGTCTGCCATCCTTTGATAACGGTTCGGTGACCACCACCACCAATGTCCACTACATCAATAAAGACTGGCTAGAAGCGGTTAACATGGAAGTGCCTACAACCACAGAAGCCTTCTATCAAGTGCTGAAAGCCTTCAAAGAAAATGATGTGAACGGAAATGGTGACCCTGACGATGAAATTCCCTATTCCTTTCAAAAATCAACCAATTATATATCCGATTTATTCGGTGCATTTGGTATCATTGATGATTATAAAACCCATATTGATGTCCAGAATGGCAAAGTCATCTTCACAGCTGCCGACCCAGCCTATAAAGAAGCCATTATGTTCTTCAACAGATTATTCAAAGAAGGTCTAATCGACCAAGAAGCTTTCACCCATGATTCAAAAGCATTCAAAGCCAAGCTTAAATCGGAAGAGCGGATCGTAGGCTCCTTCCAGTCATGGCGCAGTACAGGTTGGGCTATTGAAGAAGGTGACGACACCTATGTACCCGTGCCACCACTCGTAGGACCCAAAGGCCATCAACTGTATCCCGAAAGAATAAACGGTGTAAAAAGTAAGGGCGCTTTTGCCGTATCCTATGAAGCCAAAAACCCAGAGTACATCATGGCATGGGTCGATCATATCTACGAACCCTTCTTTGGTTTACAGATATCCTATGCCTTAAAAGATGGTGTACATATTGAAGATAAAGATGGTGATGGCAAATACGAGACCTTAGTGGAAGCCACAACAGATAACCGCACAGGCGTCATCCCACAAGGTAAAGTCCGAATCGATAACGTCACACCAGAAGCATCCGCCATGTTAGCCGAAAAGCCCAAACATCTCGCCGAAAAACACATGCTGGATGCCTATTACAATCAACACTATCGCGGGGAGTATTATCCAAAAGTATTCTTCACCCTAAAAGAAGTCGAGAGACTATCCATCCTTCGAACAGACATCGTGGACTATAGCAACGAAATGTATGCAAGGTGGATGCAAGTAGGCGGTATAGAAGATGACTGGGACAGCTATTTGGACCGTCTAAACCAAATGGGACTAAAAGAACTCATTCAAATTCATCAAGATGCCCTCGACCGTTTCAACAACTAA
- a CDS encoding uroporphyrinogen decarboxylase/cobalamine-independent methonine synthase family protein, which yields MNQSIRTLRELAKTYYAYAQEDRHQEKLKLHQSVNDLNAIRPVVLLDEIPWVEMNMNHELTLVCEDPVLRACEDYLRKKIFQYKYFPGDMVLKPYLPIHKIIVEGDFGIRVQEDIIETEQGNHIVSHEYHDQLATDEDVENITLPEITYNQQETMRRYQLVGDVLGDIIPIKIKGRDHMSVVTWDDISRYRGVTPLLMDLLDRPEHSHKILRKLTDIARHKLERYEELGLFDTDPLSLHCTPIVNSTLKPHEEEGNVTRKNIWGRGAAQILASVSGVMRDEFDISYMQETVGQCGLVYYGCCEPLDKMIDVVEKIHNLRKISITPWADVDIAAEAIGSQYVLSSKPNPSSVAVPILNEDGLRKELKRILNAGKRNGCHMDIVLKDISTTSHNPQNIIRWEQIAMEMVQNY from the coding sequence ATGAATCAATCCATCAGAACCTTAAGAGAACTGGCAAAAACGTATTACGCCTATGCACAAGAAGATCGTCATCAAGAAAAGCTCAAACTTCACCAGTCTGTCAATGATCTCAATGCTATACGACCTGTGGTATTACTTGATGAAATTCCATGGGTAGAAATGAACATGAACCATGAACTGACCTTAGTTTGTGAAGATCCCGTTTTACGAGCCTGCGAAGATTATCTAAGAAAAAAGATTTTTCAATACAAATATTTTCCCGGTGATATGGTGCTGAAACCCTACCTACCTATACATAAAATTATTGTTGAAGGTGATTTTGGCATTCGTGTTCAAGAAGATATTATTGAAACGGAACAAGGCAATCATATCGTGTCCCACGAATACCATGATCAATTAGCAACGGATGAAGATGTGGAAAATATTACATTACCAGAGATTACTTATAATCAACAAGAAACCATGCGTCGTTATCAATTAGTAGGTGACGTTTTAGGGGATATAATCCCTATTAAAATCAAAGGTCGTGACCACATGAGTGTGGTGACATGGGATGATATTTCAAGGTATCGAGGTGTGACGCCATTACTCATGGACCTCCTTGACAGGCCGGAGCATAGCCACAAAATATTAAGGAAATTAACCGATATTGCACGGCATAAACTTGAACGCTACGAAGAACTGGGACTGTTCGATACAGACCCTTTGAGTTTACATTGTACACCCATTGTGAATAGCACCCTTAAGCCTCATGAAGAAGAAGGAAATGTGACCCGTAAAAATATCTGGGGTCGAGGTGCCGCCCAGATCCTTGCTTCCGTCTCAGGTGTCATGCGGGATGAATTTGATATATCCTATATGCAGGAAACCGTTGGGCAATGCGGTCTTGTTTATTATGGTTGTTGTGAACCCTTAGACAAAATGATTGATGTGGTGGAGAAAATACACAACTTAAGAAAAATATCCATTACCCCTTGGGCTGACGTGGATATCGCTGCTGAAGCCATAGGCAGTCAATATGTCTTGTCATCCAAGCCAAATCCTTCATCTGTTGCTGTACCTATTTTAAATGAAGATGGACTCAGAAAAGAATTAAAACGTATTCTTAATGCAGGTAAACGAAATGGCTGTCATATGGATATTGTTCTAAAAGATATTAGTACCACTTCCCATAACCCCCAAAATATTATAAGGTGGGAGCAAATTGCTATGGAGATGGTCCAGAATTATTAA
- a CDS encoding sulfatase family protein: MKKKNILYIFADQWRKKGMGFEGEPVATPAMDKFASESMVFDHAISTYPLCSPHRGALMTGKYPYSLGLWTNCKIGLDEVVMLKPQEVSIANVLKKEGYATAYIGKWHLDGSEKNFQDTPESGADNWDAYTPKGERRQGFDYWCSYGAMNAHLDPHYWQDNNKKVKPKIWSPEFETNLALDYLENRDQDKPFCMFISWNPPHPPLDKVPDKYLKTIHQHQLMANVPDTLKNDPAYIKRVEQYYGAIAGLDHNFGRIMAYLKEHNLVENTIVVLSADHGEMLGAHGRTGKNIWYEESINIPFIIRGGGIKAGRTDVLFSSIDHMPTLLDLLGIDIPSTVHGRSFKHVLMHPSNRADKQQDTVEDEPKSIFLSMIPGLPELVEPYRERGLNNKAFGWRGLRTKTHTYVVDNGCHPEDKQVRYIYHLKDDPLQLNPEMVSQDDSRCMAYDHVLRGYLAKIKDPFLLNR, encoded by the coding sequence ATGAAAAAGAAGAATATTTTATATATTTTTGCAGACCAATGGAGGAAAAAGGGCATGGGCTTTGAAGGTGAACCTGTAGCAACACCTGCTATGGATAAATTTGCCAGTGAGAGCATGGTATTTGATCATGCGATCAGTACATATCCCTTATGTTCACCCCATCGTGGTGCACTGATGACAGGTAAATACCCATACAGTTTGGGCCTTTGGACCAATTGCAAGATTGGTCTTGATGAAGTGGTTATGCTGAAACCACAAGAAGTTTCCATTGCGAATGTATTAAAAAAAGAAGGTTATGCCACAGCCTATATTGGCAAGTGGCATTTAGATGGCAGTGAGAAAAATTTTCAGGATACCCCTGAATCCGGTGCTGATAACTGGGATGCTTATACACCAAAAGGGGAAAGGCGACAAGGCTTTGACTATTGGTGCTCTTATGGTGCTATGAATGCTCACCTTGACCCTCACTATTGGCAAGATAACAACAAAAAGGTTAAACCCAAAATCTGGTCCCCCGAATTTGAAACCAATCTAGCACTTGATTACTTGGAAAATCGTGACCAAGACAAACCCTTTTGTATGTTTATCTCTTGGAATCCGCCCCATCCCCCTCTAGATAAGGTGCCAGATAAGTATTTGAAAACAATCCATCAACATCAACTCATGGCTAATGTACCCGATACATTGAAAAATGACCCAGCCTATATAAAACGTGTAGAACAATACTATGGGGCTATCGCAGGACTTGATCATAACTTTGGGAGAATCATGGCTTATTTAAAAGAACATAATTTGGTGGAGAATACCATTGTTGTGTTATCGGCAGACCATGGCGAAATGCTCGGTGCTCATGGAAGAACGGGCAAAAACATATGGTATGAAGAATCCATTAATATTCCATTTATTATACGTGGTGGAGGCATAAAAGCTGGACGTACAGATGTGTTATTCTCCAGCATTGACCACATGCCCACACTGCTTGATTTACTTGGTATTGACATACCTTCAACTGTTCATGGGCGCAGCTTTAAGCATGTCCTCATGCACCCATCTAATAGAGCTGACAAGCAACAGGATACAGTAGAGGATGAACCAAAAAGTATCTTCTTATCCATGATTCCAGGACTGCCAGAGCTTGTAGAACCTTACCGAGAACGTGGATTAAACAACAAAGCTTTTGGATGGAGAGGACTCAGAACGAAAACACACACCTATGTGGTGGATAATGGGTGCCATCCTGAGGATAAGCAGGTACGTTACATTTATCATCTGAAAGATGACCCCCTTCAATTGAATCCTGAAATGGTAAGTCAGGATGATTCACGCTGTATGGCTTATGATCATGTACTCAGAGGCTATTTAGCTAAAATAAAAGATCCATTTTTATTAAACCGATAA